The sequence CTCAGCGACTCGTCGACTCGCTGGTGCTTCAGGCGACGGCCCAGCAGCATCACGGCGGAGCGGAGGGAGCTCACGGCGGCGGCACTGTCGCCGTCGTGGATCAGGTCAGGCATGTTTGTTAGCGTAACTCATTACCAAACCTAAATACCACCCGGTTACACCTCCCGTACATTCCGATCACCCGAACGAGTGAGTCGGAAGCGGAAAGTGACGCACGGAACGCTCCGGGGCGGCGACCCTGCTGGACATGGGATCGACAGTGCTCAGCCTGCGGATAGACGGTGAGCTGCTCGACCGGCTCCGGCAGCACGCCGCGAAACGCGGAATGAGCGTCCAGGACTACGTGGTCCGGACGCTCATGCGCGACGACTTCGACGAGCGCTTCAAGGCGGCCGTCGAGGAGACGGAGAGGCTCTACGGCGACGCGGCGGAAGGCGTGCCGCCGCCCCCCGGTTCCCGGGGGAGCGTGACGCCGCCCCTCGGCTCCAGGAGGGGTGTGACGCCGCCGGTCACGTGAGGCCGAGCGCCGGCATCGCGTAGTAGAAGACGAAGACCGCCGAGACCACGTACATTGCGATCGGCACCTCACGGCCCCGGCCCGCGGCCAGGCGCAGCACGGAGAAGGCGACGAAGCCGATGCCAATGCCGTTGGTGATCGAGTACGTGAACGGCATCATCACCATCGCGAGGAACGCGGGGACCGCGAGCGTGTAGTCGCTCCAGTCGATGTCCCGCACCGAGCCCGCGATGATCAGGAAGCCGACCGCCAGCAGGGCGGGCGTGGCCGCCTGCGACGGGACCATGGTCGCCAGCGGTGTGAGGAACAGCGCCACCGAGAAGAGCAGACCGGTCACCACGCTCGCCAGCCCGGTGCGGGCGCCCTCGCCGACACCCGCGGTGGACTCCACGAAGCACGTGGTGGCGGAGGCGGAGGTCGCCCCGCCCGAGGCGACCGCGATGCCGTCCACGAACAGCACCTTGTTGATGCCGGGGAAGCTGCCGTTCTCGTCCATCAGCTTCGCCTCGTCGCCGACACCCAGGATGGTGCCCATCGCGTCGAAGAAGCAGGAGAGCAGCACGGTGAAGACGAACAGCACGCCGGTCAGGTAGCCGACCTTCTCGAAGCCGCCGAACAGGCTGACCTCGCCGAGCAGTCCGAAGTCCGGCGCGGAGACCGGATTGCCCGGCCACGAGGGCGTCGTCAGGCCCCAGGCCCCGTCGGGCAGACCCGCCACCGCGTCGATGACCACGGCGACGACCGTCATGGCGATGATCGAGATCAGGATCGCGCCGGGGACCTTGCGCACGATCAGCGCGAGCGTGAGCAGCGCGCCGAGGACGAAGACGAGGACCGGCCAGCCGTTGAGGTGGCCGTCGCCGCCGAGCTGGAGCGGCACGGTGGTCATGGCGGCGTCCGGGATGCGCGAGACGAAGCCGGAGTCGACGAGGCCGATCAGGAGGATGAACAGGCCGATGCCGATGGCGATGCCCTTGCGGAGCGACTTCGGCACGGCGTTCATCACGCGTTCCCGCAGCCCAGTGGCGACCAGCAGCATCACGACGACACCCGCGAGGACGACCATGCCCATCGCGTCCGGCCAGCTCATCCGGGGCGCCAGCTGGAGCGCGACGACGGTGTTGACGCCGAGACCGGCGGCCAGTGCGATCGGCACATTGCCGATGACGCCCATCAGCAGCGTGGAGAAGGCGGCGGAGAGCACGGTGGCGGTGACCAGCTGACCGTTGTCGAGCTGGTGGCCGTACATGTCCTTCGCGCTGCCCAGGATGATCGGGTTGAGCACGATGATGTACGCCATCGCGAAGAACGTGGCGAAGCCGCCGCGGAACTCGCGCGCGACGGTCGACCCCCGCTCGGAGATCTTGAAGAACCGGTCCAGGCTGCCCCGGGGCTGCGGAGCCGAGGGGGGCGGGGAGTCGACCGGAACGGTGGCCGAGGGGGGCATGGGTGACCTCAGTCGTACGTAGGGGAGGCGGAGCAAAGGACGTGAGGTGATCGAATTTGGATGTTCCGACGAACAATTCGAGCCAGCCCAAAGCAGATTCAGTATGAATACATCAAGCGAAGATCGCTATCTCCGCGCGTAGACCCTTGGGCCGACCGCCCCGTCAGTGGCGATCGACCTCCCCGTCGCCGTCGGCTGGCCGCATCGTCGCCGTCGGACGACCGCCCCGTCGCCGCGGATCGGCCGCGCCGTCACCGGCCGATCGCCCCGTCCGTGGCCGATCAGGGTGGGCCGTCCGGGGCCCCATACACTGAACCCATGGAGAAGTGGACACCGCAGCACGAGGCGCCCGAACCCCTGGAGGGCCCGGTCGTCGCCACCGTCGTCGGCGGAACGATCCTCTGGTTCGTCCTCTTCCTCGCCCAGCTCCCCTTCTACGGCTGGTTCGCCGACCGCGGCCACACCTGGTGGGTCTGGACCCCGCTGGCCGGCGCCGGACTCGGCCTGATCGGGATCTGGTACGTGCGCGGCCGCGACGCCGCCCTCAAGCGCCACGCCGCCCGCGCCGAGGTCAAGGACGCCGCCGGGGCCGAGGCGGCGGACAAGGCGCTGAGCACCGACCGGCCGGACCGAACGGGCTGATCCGACCGGCCGGACCGAACGGGCCGATCCGCCCGCGTCGAGGGCCCGGTGCGGCTCCCCGTGCACGTCGAAGGCCGCCGGGGCGACTCCCCCGTACGACCACGGGACCGACTTCGTCCTCCCCTGGTCGGATCTTCTGCCCCCCGGCGGGAGATTCGCCGCGGGCGCCCGTAACGTCGGACCCATGACGCAGCGGGCACTCGACTCCTCCGGAGAGCATTCTCCCGGACCCACCCGGCCGGCCATGATCGACGCGGGGGCGGAACTCGATCCCGTGCACCCCGTGGAGCCACCGCCGCCGCCCCGCCGGCCGGACGGTCTGACCACCGCCGAGGTCGCCGAGCGGGTCGCGCGCGGCGAGGTCAACGACGTCCCCGTCCGCTCCTCGCGCTCGCTCGCCGAGATCGTCCGGGCCAACGTCTTCACCCGGTTCAACCTGATCATCGGCGTGCTCTGGGCGATCATGCTGTTCGTCGCACCGATCCAGGACAGCCTCTTCGGCTTCGTGATCGTCGCCAACACCGGCATCGGCATCATCCAGGAGTGGCGGGCCAAGAAGACCCTGGACAGCCTCGCGGTGATCGGCGAGGCGAAGCCGACCGTGCGCCGCGACGGCGTCGCCGCCGAGATCTCCACCCACGAGATCGTCCTCGGGGACGTGATCGAGCTGGGGCCCGGGGACAAGGTGGTCGTGGACGGCACGGTCGTGGAGGCCGACAGCCTGGAGGTCGACGAGTCGCTGCTGACCGGGGAGGCCGACCCGGTGATCAAGCGGGCCGGGGACCCCGTGATGTCGGGCAGCTTCGTCGTCGCGGGCGGCGGCGCGTTCACCGCGACCAAGGTGGGGCGCGAGGCGTACGCGGCGCAGCTCGCCGAGGAGGCCTCCCGCTTCACGCTCGTCCACTCGGAGCTGCGCAGCGGCATCAGCGCGATCCTGAAGTACGTCACGTGGATGATGGTGCCGACGGCGATCGGGCTGGTCATCAGCCAGCTGGTCGTGAAGGACAACAACGTCAAGGACTCCGTCGCCCGGACCGTCGGCGGGATCGTCCCGATGATCCCCGAGGGCCTGGTGCTCCTCACCTCCGTCGCCTTCGCCATCGGCGTCGTCCGCCTGGGCCGCAAGCAGTGCCTCGTGCAGGAGCTGCCCGCCATCGAGGGCCTGGCCCGGGTCGACGTGGTCTGCCTGGACAAGACGGGCACGCTCACCGAGGGCGGCATGGACGTCACGGAGGTCCGGCCGCTCAACGGGAGCGACGAGGCGTACGTACGGCAGGTGCTGCGGACGCTGGGGTCCTCCGACCCCCGGCCCAACGCCAGCCTCCAGGCCATCATCGACGCGTATCCGGCGGACGCCGACGACGCGGAGAGCTGGACGGTCACCGAAGCACTGCCGTTCTCCTCCGCCCGCAAGTACAGCGGCGCGGCGTTCACCGAGGCCGACGGGACGGCTTCCGCCTGGCTGCTCGGCGCGCCCGACGTGCTGCTGTCCGAAGGCGATGCGGCCCTCGCCGAGGTCGGGCAGCTCAACGAGCAGGGGCTGCGGGTGCTGCTGCTGGCCCGTGTCCAGGGCGACGATCTCGACGCGCCCGGCGCGGCCGAGGGAGCCGCCCCCACCGCCCTGGTCGTCGTGGAGCAGCGGCTGCGGCCGGACGCGGGCGACACGCTCGCCTACTTCGCCGACCAGAACGTGGCCACCAAGGTCATCTCCGGCGACAACGCGGTCTCGGTCGGCGCGGTCGCCGGGAAGCTGGGCCTCCCGGGCGCGGAGAACACCCTCGACGCCCGCCGGCTGCCCAGCGACCCGGACGAGATGGCGACCGCCATGGAACAGAACGCGGTCTTCGGCCGGGTCACCCCGCAGCAGAAGCGGGACATGGTGGCCGCCCTCCAGTCGCGCGGCCACACGGTCGCGATGACCGGCGACGGCGTCAACGACGTGCTGGCCCTCAAGGACGCGGACATCGGCGTCTCGATGGGTTCGGGCTCGGAGGCGACGCGCGCGGTGGCGCAGATCGTGCTGCTGAACAACAGCTTCGCGACGCTGCCGTCGGTGGTGGGCGAGGGCCGCCGGGTGATCGGCAACATCACCCGGGTCGCGACGCTCTTCCTGACCAAGACGGTCTACTCGGTGCTGCTGGCGATCCTGGTGGTCTGCACCCAGGTGGAGTACCCCTTCCTGCCGCGGCACCTGACCCTGCTGGCCACGCTGACCATCGGGGTCCCCGCGTTCTTCCTGGCTCTCGCGCCCAACAAGGAACGGGCCCGGCCGAACTTCGTCCGCAGGGTCATGCGGTACGCGATCCCCTCCGGCGTCATCGCGGCGGCGGCCACCTTCACCACGTACCTGCTGGCCCGGCACCACTACAGCGGAGAGGACGCGCTCGCGGCGGAGACGAGCGCGGCGACGCTG is a genomic window of Streptomyces sp. YPW6 containing:
- a CDS encoding NCS2 family permease; the protein is MPPSATVPVDSPPPSAPQPRGSLDRFFKISERGSTVAREFRGGFATFFAMAYIIVLNPIILGSAKDMYGHQLDNGQLVTATVLSAAFSTLLMGVIGNVPIALAAGLGVNTVVALQLAPRMSWPDAMGMVVLAGVVVMLLVATGLRERVMNAVPKSLRKGIAIGIGLFILLIGLVDSGFVSRIPDAAMTTVPLQLGGDGHLNGWPVLVFVLGALLTLALIVRKVPGAILISIIAMTVVAVVIDAVAGLPDGAWGLTTPSWPGNPVSAPDFGLLGEVSLFGGFEKVGYLTGVLFVFTVLLSCFFDAMGTILGVGDEAKLMDENGSFPGINKVLFVDGIAVASGGATSASATTCFVESTAGVGEGARTGLASVVTGLLFSVALFLTPLATMVPSQAATPALLAVGFLIIAGSVRDIDWSDYTLAVPAFLAMVMMPFTYSITNGIGIGFVAFSVLRLAAGRGREVPIAMYVVSAVFVFYYAMPALGLT
- a CDS encoding DUF2530 domain-containing protein, producing MEKWTPQHEAPEPLEGPVVATVVGGTILWFVLFLAQLPFYGWFADRGHTWWVWTPLAGAGLGLIGIWYVRGRDAALKRHAARAEVKDAAGAEAADKALSTDRPDRTG
- a CDS encoding HAD-IC family P-type ATPase, yielding MTQRALDSSGEHSPGPTRPAMIDAGAELDPVHPVEPPPPPRRPDGLTTAEVAERVARGEVNDVPVRSSRSLAEIVRANVFTRFNLIIGVLWAIMLFVAPIQDSLFGFVIVANTGIGIIQEWRAKKTLDSLAVIGEAKPTVRRDGVAAEISTHEIVLGDVIELGPGDKVVVDGTVVEADSLEVDESLLTGEADPVIKRAGDPVMSGSFVVAGGGAFTATKVGREAYAAQLAEEASRFTLVHSELRSGISAILKYVTWMMVPTAIGLVISQLVVKDNNVKDSVARTVGGIVPMIPEGLVLLTSVAFAIGVVRLGRKQCLVQELPAIEGLARVDVVCLDKTGTLTEGGMDVTEVRPLNGSDEAYVRQVLRTLGSSDPRPNASLQAIIDAYPADADDAESWTVTEALPFSSARKYSGAAFTEADGTASAWLLGAPDVLLSEGDAALAEVGQLNEQGLRVLLLARVQGDDLDAPGAAEGAAPTALVVVEQRLRPDAGDTLAYFADQNVATKVISGDNAVSVGAVAGKLGLPGAENTLDARRLPSDPDEMATAMEQNAVFGRVTPQQKRDMVAALQSRGHTVAMTGDGVNDVLALKDADIGVSMGSGSEATRAVAQIVLLNNSFATLPSVVGEGRRVIGNITRVATLFLTKTVYSVLLAILVVCTQVEYPFLPRHLTLLATLTIGVPAFFLALAPNKERARPNFVRRVMRYAIPSGVIAAAATFTTYLLARHHYSGEDALAAETSAATLTLFLVAMYVLAIIARPYTWWRLGLVAAMGLGFLIVLVVPWLQDFFALKLVGTTMPWAAVGIAVAAAALLEFVWRWVGRRFGV